In Saccharolobus solfataricus, a genomic segment contains:
- a CDS encoding nucleoside hydrolase: protein MRHFIIDCDTAEDDVLSLYLLLKNNIDVVAVTIVEGNISYEQEVKNALWALEQVNREIPVYPGANKPLLKNYITVEKVHGKGGIGDVTVEPKRLKAQEKHAALAIIDLANEYAGELEFLAISPLTNLALAYLLDNSIVKKIKKVWVMGGAVFGIGNITPVAEFNIWVDPDAAKIVFNAGFDITMIPWDVIINYPVTDEEWNVIKNMKTRMSELYVSMYLHYRQYSSTVQKINGHPHPDAITTAIAIDGSIATRREKRFVVIDNTDNITRGMTLVDRFDADTSWSDKPNAEIVYEINKKSFMEKIYDLLNWF from the coding sequence ATGAGACACTTTATAATAGATTGTGATACCGCTGAAGACGACGTATTAAGCCTATATCTTTTATTAAAGAACAACATTGACGTAGTTGCAGTAACTATTGTTGAAGGTAATATATCGTACGAACAAGAGGTAAAGAACGCACTATGGGCTTTAGAACAAGTCAACCGTGAAATTCCAGTTTATCCCGGTGCGAATAAGCCATTATTAAAAAATTACATAACAGTTGAGAAGGTACATGGAAAAGGTGGAATAGGCGATGTAACGGTTGAACCTAAAAGGTTAAAAGCCCAAGAGAAACATGCGGCATTAGCGATCATAGATTTAGCAAATGAATATGCGGGAGAATTGGAATTTTTAGCGATTTCACCTCTAACTAACTTAGCTTTAGCCTACTTATTGGATAATTCGATCGTAAAGAAAATTAAGAAAGTCTGGGTAATGGGTGGTGCAGTATTCGGAATAGGTAATATTACACCAGTAGCAGAGTTTAACATTTGGGTAGATCCAGATGCAGCTAAAATAGTATTTAACGCTGGTTTCGATATTACAATGATACCGTGGGATGTAATAATCAATTACCCAGTAACGGATGAAGAGTGGAATGTAATCAAAAATATGAAGACTAGAATGAGCGAACTTTACGTTTCAATGTATTTACACTACAGACAATACTCTTCAACGGTACAGAAGATAAATGGTCATCCTCATCCTGATGCAATTACAACTGCCATAGCTATCGATGGAAGTATAGCAACGAGAAGAGAAAAAAGGTTTGTAGTAATAGACAACACCGATAATATTACCAGAGGTATGACACTAGTGGATAGATTTGATGCCGACACTAGTTGGTCTGACAAACCTAATGCTGAAATAGTTTATGAAATAAATAAGAAAAGCTTTATGGAAAAAATTTATGATTTATTAAATTGGTTTTAG
- a CDS encoding AbrB/MazE/SpoVT family DNA-binding domain-containing protein: MLPVEEVVKVSRNYQVTIPAKVRQKFPVKEGDLVKVIYDENEGVVKIQILKS; this comes from the coding sequence GTGCTACCAGTTGAAGAAGTTGTAAAGGTTTCTCGTAACTATCAAGTAACAATACCAGCGAAAGTAAGACAGAAGTTCCCAGTAAAGGAAGGAGATTTAGTTAAGGTAATTTACGATGAAAATGAAGGAGTTGTAAAAATTCAAATTTTAAAGAGCTAA
- a CDS encoding ISNCY-like element ISC1217 family transposase, producing the protein MTKELTREEYYKALEKAVNEVILSMTGTRKDVAKRLLLGAVVGRNATEIAQEAEMDYETVLNNLDKAAQAKLIEVVKKLVGDHPVLLIVDDTHDHKLYARAMPVSRNGAQIFYCRAHKRFEPAIQLLVIGVKDLVNNQIYVIHIIAYIPRKVEEELKRRGEEVKFKTKIDALLEFLSSLSGLNVKARVFDSWYVNSRTLQGNTVGELKSSARVVEGGRSVPVSEFPQGEYLVEYLGTPIKLLVIDDYKGYGRRYFFSTDLNDTAEDIITTWENRWDIEVLIRELKALGLEGGSFLTWVRNSGFVALKALSLLVVQYFKYSTGLMLGAKRLARLIKSIYREAGGIKKLFKRRRKP; encoded by the coding sequence ATGACCAAAGAATTGACGAGGGAGGAGTACTATAAGGCATTGGAAAAGGCAGTTAACGAGGTCATACTATCCATGACTGGAACGAGGAAGGACGTTGCCAAGAGGCTACTCTTGGGGGCGGTTGTGGGAAGAAATGCTACCGAGATAGCTCAAGAGGCCGAGATGGACTACGAGACCGTACTGAATAACTTGGACAAGGCAGCTCAAGCCAAACTAATCGAGGTCGTGAAGAAGTTAGTCGGGGATCATCCTGTCCTTCTCATAGTGGACGACACCCACGACCACAAGCTCTACGCTAGGGCCATGCCGGTCTCCAGAAACGGGGCGCAGATCTTCTACTGTAGGGCGCACAAGAGGTTCGAACCCGCGATCCAACTCCTTGTGATTGGCGTCAAGGATCTGGTGAACAACCAGATCTACGTGATCCACATAATTGCCTACATACCCCGAAAGGTGGAAGAGGAGCTCAAGCGTAGGGGTGAGGAGGTGAAGTTCAAGACCAAGATAGATGCCCTCTTGGAGTTTCTCTCCTCCCTCTCAGGTTTGAATGTAAAAGCTAGGGTCTTCGACTCATGGTACGTGAACTCGAGGACTCTCCAAGGGAATACTGTGGGGGAACTCAAGTCCAGCGCGCGAGTCGTCGAGGGTGGCAGATCCGTGCCCGTTAGCGAGTTCCCCCAAGGGGAGTACCTGGTAGAGTACTTGGGGACTCCCATAAAGTTACTTGTTATAGATGACTATAAGGGTTACGGGAGGAGGTATTTCTTCTCCACCGACCTTAACGACACGGCTGAAGATATCATAACGACCTGGGAGAACCGTTGGGACATAGAGGTCTTGATCAGGGAGCTCAAGGCCTTGGGACTCGAGGGTGGGTCCTTCTTGACCTGGGTTAGGAACTCAGGCTTCGTGGCCTTGAAGGCTCTCTCCCTCCTCGTTGTTCAATACTTCAAGTACTCCACGGGTCTGATGCTCGGGGCCAAAAGGTTGGCCAGATTGATAAAAAGTATTTACCGTGAGGCGGGTGGGATCAAAAAACTGTTCAAGAGGAGGAGAAAACCGTAA
- a CDS encoding tetratricopeptide repeat protein, with amino-acid sequence MERIVELEEQIKKERNKEKRNTLYISLIQEYHNLYKKYKNTEFLDRALSIANKIEKKNPTVLNILGLIYLEKRRPDIAILTFKELLSNYNLNNEDKNVILYNLSLAYFQKGELLNAYNTLKGLVLNSRGEINVLSKKLLVKVCLALGEIRYIEEARELLEEFNIPSEELAIAYAALAKYYNDNKLLKKAKDIAIVLGNEKILADILSISDDEEDLRKAIQIYEKLGDHNSELKPLYKLSNKDPSLFAQILEKIGNLEDSKDKLVILYDIYRRTKILQFLKEAIKTAEKLQDYLFLARAYSELANYEEEVTNLRKAISFYEKYIEKSQK; translated from the coding sequence ATGGAAAGAATAGTGGAACTTGAAGAACAAATAAAAAAGGAGAGGAACAAAGAGAAGAGAAATACCCTATATATTTCGCTTATCCAAGAATATCACAATTTATATAAGAAATATAAGAATACTGAGTTCTTGGATCGAGCACTATCCATTGCAAACAAAATTGAAAAGAAAAACCCTACTGTCCTAAATATTTTGGGGCTAATATACCTAGAAAAGAGAAGGCCAGATATAGCAATTTTAACCTTTAAAGAACTACTTAGCAATTACAATCTAAATAATGAAGACAAAAATGTAATCTTATACAATTTATCTTTAGCTTATTTTCAAAAAGGGGAGCTATTAAATGCGTATAACACATTAAAGGGATTAGTATTAAACTCGAGAGGAGAGATAAATGTTCTAAGTAAGAAATTATTAGTGAAAGTTTGTCTAGCACTAGGAGAAATCAGATATATAGAAGAGGCGAGAGAATTATTGGAGGAATTTAATATTCCCTCTGAGGAGCTTGCAATAGCATATGCAGCACTGGCTAAATACTATAATGACAATAAACTATTAAAAAAGGCTAAAGATATCGCCATAGTTTTAGGAAATGAAAAAATTCTAGCTGATATACTTTCAATATCAGACGACGAGGAAGATTTAAGGAAAGCAATACAGATTTATGAAAAACTTGGAGATCATAATAGTGAATTGAAACCATTATATAAGCTATCGAATAAAGATCCATCCTTATTTGCGCAGATATTGGAAAAAATAGGAAATCTTGAGGATAGTAAGGACAAGCTTGTCATCCTTTATGACATCTATAGGAGGACGAAAATTCTACAATTCCTTAAAGAAGCAATAAAAACCGCTGAAAAACTTCAAGATTATCTTTTCCTAGCTAGGGCATATTCAGAGTTAGCCAATTATGAAGAAGAGGTAACTAATCTGAGAAAAGCCATTTCGTTCTACGAAAAGT